In Desulfovibrio aminophilus DSM 12254, one DNA window encodes the following:
- a CDS encoding acyl carrier protein — protein MSVDIKALQQALKDAGIAPANGDEWLADVPLLRQGLDSIDFPAFIALLEDRFKVSISDAEMMRLRTLNDFAAFLDGKAG, from the coding sequence ATGTCGGTCGACATCAAGGCCTTGCAACAGGCCCTGAAGGACGCTGGAATCGCCCCCGCGAACGGCGACGAGTGGCTGGCGGACGTTCCTTTGCTGCGCCAGGGCCTGGACTCCATCGACTTTCCGGCCTTCATCGCCCTGCTGGAAGACCGCTTCAAGGTGTCCATCTCCGACGCGGAAATGATGCGCCTGCGGACCCTGAACGACTTCGCGGCCTTCCTCGACGGCAAGGCGGGCTGA